Below is a window of Hydrogenimonas sp. DNA.
GGATTACCGTGTAAGGGATATCTTCGTAGCGCTTGTAGAGTATATGGTGCATATGTGTCTTGTCTGCCGAGAAGATGGAGAGGCCGCGCTGCTTTCTGCGTACCATTACGATGAATGTGTCGAGCACCGGCAGGACCACTATGAAAAGGACCGCCATAGGCTCTATGAACTCCATCGCCCTGATAGCCAGAACGGCGACGATGAAGCCGAGGGTCAAAGATCCGCTGTCTCCCATGAATACTCTGGCCGGATGCCAGTTGAAGATGAGAAAGGCCGCCACTCCCGCCATCGTTACGGCCGAGAGCATAATCATCAGCTCATCGCGGTTCGAGTAGCCTATCCAGAAAAACGCCCCCAGCATCACCATTGAAATGGTACCGGCAAGACCGTCGAGGCCGTCGGTCAGGTTGAGAGCGTTTGTAAAGCCGGTTATCGCGAAGACCGTAAAGGGTACGGCTATGAGAAGAGGCAGATCTATTTCGTAGCCTATGTAGTGCCCCAGAGATTTTATGTAGATCCCTTTTACGCAGAGCAGCAGGGCGGCTGTGATGATGAAAAAAAACTTCTTTTTCGGCGGAAGACCCGCGTAATCATCCAGCAGGCCCGCAACAAAGACTATAGCAATTGCGACATAGACGTAGTAGTATTCCTGGAGCCGGTTGAGATCGAAAACGACCGCGGTGAAAGATACCAGCAGGAGTGCCGTAACGAAACATACACCCGCTCCCCTGGGAATCGGGGTTTTGTGCATGCTTCTCTCGTTGGGAATATCCACCATCCCTATTTTTTCGGCATTTTTTATGAAAAGGATTGTGCATACCAGGGTAATGGTAAATGTTATGAGCATCAAAATAAAAATCATCGGATTCCTGTCAGCTTATTGAACCCATGTCGCGCGAAAACCCGGCAGAGGCAGATTTCCAGCGGGGAGCCATCGTCCCCGAAATTCCTAAAACTACAAACCGTAGATTTTTGGAGAATGCTATCCCGAATCAGCAAATAGAATAGATGGGTATGTCCGACTGCTATGATTGTAACGAGTTCATCTATATCTGGACTCGGGATAACCGCCTTTACGCAACATCAGCTACACAATATCTAATACCTACCATTGAGGCAAAAGTTTTCCTATTTGATAATATGTTATTCTAGCGTAACAGTAGTTTAAAAGAGATTAACAGGGGTTGTTTCCACAGGATATCTACGACTCCAGAATCTTTCTGACGGCGGCCGAGCACATTGCCAGACCGAAAGATCCGGTTACTCCGACAAAACTCCCTTTTTGTGTGCACTTCGGGGTTTCCGGACTGAAAAGTGCCGGGTAGTCCCCCTTGAAGCCGCTCTTTTTGAGTTCATAGCGGATTTTTCTGGCAAAGGGGTCTCCGTGGGTTTTCCATATGGAGGCGATCTCTATTTTGGTGGGGTCCAGCTTTCTGGCCCCGCCTGTAGCGCTTATGAGCTTCGGCCACGTTTTGTGTGCGATTGCGATTTTGGCGCGTATGTCGTCGATGGCGTCGAGTACCAGGTTGTATGGCGAAAAGTCGAAACTCTCCACCCATTCGGTATCTATCCTGGCCTCTATCGGGGTTACCGTCGGGTAGAGCTCCGCCAGTCTGCTCACCTTTACGGCACCCACCTTTTCGCTTCCGATCTGCCGGTTCTGGTTCGTTACGTCGTATCTGTCGAAGTCGACTATGGTCACATCTTCGACACCGCTTCTGAAGAGGCAGTCGAGACAGAAGCTGCCTACTCCTCCGACACCCAGAAGCAGCACCTTCGCGCTTCTGAGCTTTTCGAAATCATCCCCCATCAACATACGGCAGCGTTCGTACCTCATAGCCACTTCTCCAGTCGCGGTATATCTTCATGGCTTGTCAGGTCGAGTTGGACAGGGGTAATGGAGACGTAGTCGGCTTTGATCGCTTCGAAGTCACAGAGCCGGTTTTCATCTGGAATCCACTCGAGCGGGTGGAGCCCCAGCCAGTAGTACTCCTCCCCTCTCGGATTGCGGTGCATATGTGCATCGTTTCCGTAGAGGCGGAAGCCCGCCTTGGTGATTTTGTACCCTTGGCACTCTTCGGGCTTTACGGGAGGTACGTTTATATTCAGAAAGCGGCGTTCGCCGAGCGGAAAACCCTCTTCGAGAACCTTTTTGCATATTTTGTAGGCAGCCTCTTTGGCAAGTTCGAAGCCGAGCTCATCGATGCTCTGGCAGCGGCTTCTGCAGACCTGGCTTATGGCGATGCCGGGAATCCCCTGCAGCACCGCTTCCATAGCTGCCGCGGCCGTTCCGCTGTAGGTGATGTCTTCACCCATGTTGGCCCCTTTGTTGATGCCGCTTACGACCAGATCGGGCTGGCGATCCTCGTCGAAAAGGGCATATTTGCTCAGGTAGACGCAGTCGGTCGGGGTTCCGTCGTCGAGTTTGAAAAAGTCGTCGTCTAGCTCCACGAAACGTAGCGGTCGCGTCAATGTAAGACTGTGGCCGCAGGCCGACTTTTCCAGTGTCGGCGCCACTACGGTCACGTGGCCTAGAGGCCTGAGCGCCTCTACCAGCGCGTGGAGTCCTTCAGATTCGAAACCGTCGTCGTTTGTAATCAGTATTCTTTTCATCCTGTCCTGTCCGGAATTTTTGGTGTATTATAATACAATATACGATACTGATATTGCGTATAATTTCTTAGCCTCTGGATTTGAGCGAAAAAATATCGTTTGACCGAAATCTACGATTTCGTAGGTTCAGGGGGTGCAGGGGACGGTAACTCCCCGCCAAAGCTTGGGCTTGGCTCAAGCTTTGCGTAACAGTTGGTAGAACAGTGAAAATCGTGTAAGGATAGTGAGTGAAACATCTTCCCGTTGCCCTGCTGGGCGGTATAGTCTACTTTATCGGCGAAGAGGGGGTCTTGTATTCGCTGCGCGAGGGGAAGAGAGTTCTAGAGTGTGACGAACTTGCCAGGCCGGTCGCCATCTGTGCCGGTGTCGGCGGATGCGGGAACTACCGTATTTTCATAGCCGATGCAGAAGACAGGGGGCTCAAAGTGTTCGATCCGCTGAACCGGCGCCTCGATCTTCTCGCCACGCTTCCAGAAACCCCGCTCGGAATCTCGAAAGAGGAGTGCAGGCTCGTCGTTGCCGTTGAGGGCGGTATCGTGGAGTTCGATCTGAAGAGTCTGAAAATCGTGGGGAGTTTTGCGCTGTGAAGCTGCTTGTAAGCGCACTGGAGCCGTCGGCCAACCTCCACCTGAAGTATCTGCTCGAAAAGCTAGAAGGTGTCGAGATATCCGGAATATTCGACCGTCAGCTGGGAGAGCCTCTCTACGGGATGGATGAGTTTTCGGTTATGGGTGTCGTGGATGTCCTTTCCAAATATTTCAAAGGGAAAGAGGCGGTTGCGGAGATGGCCTCTTTGGCCAGAGAGTGCGACAAAGTGCTTCTCATAGATGCTCCCGCTTTCAATATTCCGCTGGCGAAAGAGATAAAGAAGAGATATCCCAATAAGGAGGTCATCTACTACATATTGCCGAAGGTGTGGGCATGGAAACGTAAAAGAGCCGCCCTGGTGGATCGTTACTGCGACCGTCTCGCCTCCATCTTCCCGTTCGAGTCGAAGTTTTACGAAAGGGCCGAGTATGTGGGCAACCCGCTGCTCGATGAGATAGAAACGGGGCGGAAGCCGGACCCCGATAGAGAGACCATAGCCTTTCTGCCCGGAAGCAGAAGGGGCGAGATCACCCGCCTGATGCCTGTTTTCAAGGAGACAGCGGCCGGGCTTGAGGGGCGTAGAAAACTGCTTGTCATTCCATCTTTCGTAGATGAGAAGAAGATAGCGGAGTGGTACGGCGATATAAGCGGTTTCGAGGTGGTGAACGATACGCACGAAGCGGTTGCGCAGAGCCACTTCGCCTTTGTGTGCAGCGGTACGGCGACGCTGGAGACCGCACTTATAGGCACCCCTTTCGTGCTGGTATACAAAGCCCGTCCGCTCGACTACGCCATAGGGCGTTTTTTCGTCAAACTCCCCCATGTGGGTCTTGCAAATATCATAATGGATTTCGAGGGGCGATCTGTCGTGCATCCGGAGATTTTTCAGGAGGATGTGAACCCGCGGAATCTTCTGAACCTGTACGGAAGCGTCGATCGTGACCTGTTTGAGAGAAAAAGTCGTGAACTGCGGGAGATTTTGAAGCACGGCAGCGCTTCCGCGGTCGCAAAGATGATACAATAATCAAAAAAATTGGAGAGTTTTATGCAGAAAGAGCCGATGACCGAATACGGTTTCAAGAAACTGAGCGAAGAGCTGGAGTACCTGAAGTCGCAGGCGCGGCCGGCGGTCGCCAAAGAGATAGAAAAAGCACGTGAACTGGGCGATCTGAAGGAGAATGCGGAGTACCATGCCGCAAAAGAGAAGCAGGGGATGATGGAGGCCAGAATAGCCGAGTTGGAAGATATTCTCGGTCGTGCGCAGGTTGTAGACCCTTCCAAGCTTGAGCACAAGCGTGTCAGCTTCGGTTCCACGGTTACGCTGATCGATCTAGATACCGACGAAGAGGTTACATATACGATAGTCGGTGCAAGCGAAGCGAACCCGGACAAGGGGCTGATCTCCTACCACTCTCCGCTTTCGCGCCAGCTTATCGGCAAGGAGCCCGGGGACGAGGTGCGCATGAAGCTTCCCGGCGGCGAAAAAGAGTATGAGATAGAGCAGGTCTGCTACAAAGAGATCTGTTTCGGGGCTTGAAGATGACTCCCGTTGCCGTGATCGGTGCCAGCGGATATACCGGGCTGGAGCTCATAAAGATTCTTCTGCAGCATCCGGAATTCGAACTTGTCTACGTGGCTGCAAGCGAAGGCGGGCTCTCTACCGATGCGATGCATCCGGCACTGGCAAAGGTTTTTTCCGTTCCGGTGGAGAAAGCGGATGCCGCAGAAGTCGCGAAGAGGGCGGAGCTCGCTTTTCTCGCGCTGCCGCACAAAACCGCTATGGGATTCGCGTCCGAGCTTCTTGAGCGCGGGGTGAAGGTGGTCGATCTTTCGGCCGACTACCGCCTGAAGCAGGAGACCTACGAAGAGTACTACTGTCCGCACGAGGATGAGAAGAACCTTCCGGAATCGGTCTACGGCCTTCCGGAGTTTTACCGAGAAAAGATAAAGAGGAGCCGTCTTGTAGCCAACCCGGGGTGCTATCCGACCGCTTCGCTGCTGGGGCTTCTGCCTTTTATCCCCCACATCAAAGAGGGATCGCCTCTGTATATAGACGCAAAAAGCGGCGTCAGCGGCGCCGGCAAGAAGCTTTCGGCCTCTACGCACTATGTAAACATAAACGAGAATATATTCGCCTACAACCCGATCACTCACCGCCACGCTCCGGAGATAGCCGAAAAGATAGACGACCTCTTCGTTACGCAGGTGGATGTGAACTTCGTTCCCCACCTGATTCCGGTTACGAGGGGAATGCTCTGCAGCGTATATATGCAGGTCGAAAACAAGATAGACCCGGTTGAGGTTCTGAACGATATATATAAAGATGAGCCTTTTGTGCGTGTAAGAACCGAGCCGGTCGACATAAAGTCGGTGGCCGGCACAAACTTCTGCGACATATTCGCAGTAAGAAACGGAAACTCCCTCTTTATCTCCTCGGCCATTGACAATCTGTTGAGGGGTGCCAGTTCGCAGGCCGTGGTGAATGCGAATATAGTCTGCGGTTTCGATGAGGGGATGGGGATACCCAGATTTGCTTATGTACCTTAGATATAGTGGGTAGTGGGCAGCGGGCAGCTGGCAGTTGGCAGTAGGTTATAGGTTGTAGGTTATAGGTTGTAGGTTGCAGGTTTTGGGTTTTGGGTTTTGGGTTTTTGTGAGGAGTTGTTTTGGGTTGTGAGGTTGTTTTGCGGGAGGGGGCTTGGTTTATTGCCGATTCTCACTATGCCCGTTACAATACCGCGCTTTATGACTTTCTTTCGAAACTTTCGCCTGATGATCTGCCGCCCCAGATCTTTCTGATGGGTGATATTTTCGATCTTCTTTTCGGGTATGCACGAAATTCGATTCAACCAAACAGAAAAATGGTCGATCTTTTACAACAGATTGCCAGGCAATGCGAGGTGATCTATCTTGAGGGCAATCACGATTTCGGCCTTGAACCGCTCTTCGGCGGGGTGATCAGAGTCGTTCCGCGCTCCGGGCAGCCGCTTATGGCAAGGTTCGCGGAACATAGCGTAGCTCTCCATCACGGAGATACTCTCCAGGGGGTCGGCTACGAAATCTATACGGCTCTGATACGCAACACTCTGGTCGACCGTCTGCTGAATATGCTCGACACTGCGACAGACGGTGCGGTTATAGGGTGGCTGGAGCGTTACAACCGGAAGAAGAGGCCCTGTTACAAGATAGATGATTTTGAAAAGCTGATGCGAAAGCGTCTGGACATTTTAAAAGAGAGATACGACTTCGATATCTGGATCGAGGGTCACTTTCACCAGAATGTCCGGTTCGACTATGAGCATTTGAGCTACTTCAATCTTCCCGCGTTTGCCTGTGCCAATACATACACTGTCATCCGCCTTGAAGGAGACTCCGTGGAGTTCGAGGAGAGGCGCATGACGTAAAAGGCGCAACATGGGATCAAAAGGCGACATACTGCAAGTCGGCTCCAATGAGCTGGAACTGGTGGATTTCCGTATCTTCAAAGAGGAGAACGGCAAGGTCTACGAAGGTATCTACGGTATTAACGTCTCCAAGGTAAGAGAGATCATCAAATATCCGAAACTTACCGAACTTCCGGGCGTACCGGATTTCATAGAGGGCATATTCGACCTCAGGGGTGTTGTAATACCGGTGGTCGATCTCGCCAAATGGATGGGTATATCTCCCCCGCAGAACCAGGAGATTCATCCACGTGTAATCATCGCAGAGTTCAACAATATTCTCATAGGTTTCGTCGTTCATGAAGCGAAGAGGATACGCCGCATAAACTGGGGCGATATAGAGCCGGCTACGTTTACATCCGGAGACGGTGTTCTGGACAAGAGCAAGATTACCGGTGTGACCAGAATCGAGAACGACGAGGTGCTTCTCATTCTCGATCTCGAAAGTGTAGTCGAAGAGCTGGGATTCTACCAACCGGATGTGGATGCTGAGGTGACGGTAGACAAATTCACGGGAATGGCTATGGTTCTGGACGACAGCCTTACAGCCAGGAAGATAGTGAAAGAGGCCCTCCAGAAGATGGGTTTTGCGGTAGTCGAGGCGAAAGACGGCCAGGAGGCACTGGAGAAACTCGAAGAGCTCTATGAGCACTATGGACCAAGGCTGACGGATGAGATGAAGATCATAGTTTCAGATGTGGAGATGCCTAGAATGGACGGATTCCACTTCGCGGCCAGGGCCAAGGAGGACCCACGTTTCGAAGAGATTCCTATCGTCTTCAACTCCTCGATCAGCGACCACTTCAGCGAGGAGCGCGGCAGAGATGCCGGCGGTGAGGGATACATGGTCAAGTTCGACGCAAACGTCTTTTACTCGGAGATTTCCAAGATTGTGCGCTCGCATATCAAGACGGCTTCATAAAGGATTAGGTGATGGATGAATTTCAGGAGATTTTGGAAGACTTTTTGATTGAGGCGTTCGAGATGATCGAACAGCTCGATAACGATCTTATCGAGCTCGAAAACAGCCCGGACGATCTCGATCTGTTGAACCGTATATTTCGTGTCGCCCATACCATCAAGGGCTCCAGTTCGTTTCTCAATTTCGATGTTCTGACGCATCTTACCCACCATATGGAGGATGTGCTCAACAAGGCGAGGAGGGGCGAGTTGAGAATTACCCCCGAAGTCATGGATGTGGTTTTGGAGTCTACCGACAAGATGAAGGGGCTCCTGGAACATATCAGGGAGACGGGCAGTGATGAGGGGGCGATAGATGTGGCTCCTACCGTAAAACGTCTGGAAGCGATTCTAAACGGAGGCCAGATAGAGGAGGAGACTCCAGCCGCCGCAGAGCCTGAACCTGAGCCTGAGCCGCAGCCCGAGCAGAAGGATATATCCGAGATGAGCGAAGAGGAGGTGGAGGCCGAGATAGAGCGTCTGCTTGCCGAGCGTCAGGAGGAGGACCGAAAGCGCAGGGAGGCGAAAAGAGCGGCCGAAGCTGCCGGTGAAGAGCCGCCGTCTAGCGAAGAGAAGGATCTTTCCGAGATGAGCGAGGAGGAGGTGGAGGCCGAGATAGAGCGTCTGCTTGCCGAGAGACAGGAGGAGGACCGAAAGCGCAGGGAGGCGAAAAAGAGGGCCCAAAAGGAGAGTGGGGAGAGTCCGGAGCCGAAAAGAGAGGAGCAGCCGAAGCAGGCTGCCGCACCTCGGAAGAAGGAGGAGTCGAAACCGGCTCAGAAAGAGCGGAAAACCACCGTGGAGCAGACGATCCGTGTGGATGTGAAGCGGCTTGACGACCTGATGAACCTTATAGGTGAACTCGTGCTGGGCAAAAACAGGCTGCTGAAAATCTATGACGATGTAGAGGAGCGTTACGAGGGCGAGCAGTTTCTCGAAGAGCTAAACCAGGTTGTCTCTTCGGTTTCGCTCGTTACCACGGATCTGCAGATAGCGGTAATGAAGACTAGAATGCTTCCTATAGGTAAGGTCTTCAACAAGTTCCCGAGAATGGTACGTGACCTTTCAAGAGAGCTTCACAAGGAGATAGAGCTTGTCATAAGCGGTGAAGAGACGGAACTTGACAAATCTATCGTCGAGGAGATAGGCGATCCGCTCGTGCATATCATCAGAAACTCCTGCGACCACGGCATAGAGCGTCCGGAGGAGAGGGTCGCCAAAGGGAAGCCGCCCAAGGGGACGGTAGAGCTGAAGGCCTACAACGAGGGGAACCATATCATCATCGAGATCGTCGACGACGGTAAAGGGCTCGATCCGGAGATGTTGAAGATGAAGGCTGTGGAGAAGGGTCTCATAAGTGAGAAAGAGGCCGATCAGATGAGCGACAAAGAGGCATATATGCTTATCTTCAAACCGGGCTTCTCCACAGCGGCGCAGGTGACAAACGTATCGGGACGAGGTGTCGGTATGGATGTCGTAAGAAGCAATATAGAGAAGTTAAACGGTATCATCGAGATCGACTCCGAGGTTGGTAAGGGAACGACGCTGAAGCTCAAGATTCCTTTGACCCTGGCTATCATACAGTCGCTGCTTGTGAGTGTGCAGGAGGAGTACTATGCGATTCCTTTGGCATCGGTACTCGAAACAGTAAGAATCACCCCCGACGAGATTCAGAGTGTAGAGGGGCGCAGCGTTCTGAGGCTGCGTGACGAAGTGCTCTCCCTTGTACACCTGGTTGATCTTTTCGATGTAGAGAGAGTCTTCAGCATGGGTGAGCACGCATATGTGGTCATTATAGGAATCGCCGAGACCAAGATCGGCCTTATTGTCGATTCGCTGATCGGGCAGGAAGAGGTCGTTATCAAATCTCTGGGAGAGTATCTAAAAGGCATAGAGGGTATTGCAGGTGCCACTATCAGGGGAGACGGAAGGGTGACTCTCATTGTCGATGTAGGCGCCCTTATGGATCTGGCGAAAAATGTCAAGAGTTCCATGCAGAATCTTGAAGACAGCATTGTAAAGAGCGAGAAGAGCTCTCCCGCAGATTACAATGTCCTTGTCATAGATGACAGCAAAACGGATAGAACCATAATGAAAAAAGCTCTGGAGCCTCTTGGTGTAAGCATAACTGAGGCGACAAACGGGGTGGAGGCTCTAAATCTCATGAAAGATGGCAGCAAGAGCTTCGATGCAGCCCTCGTCGATATAGAGATGCCGCGTATGGACGGCTATACACTCGCCGCGGAGATCAGAAAGTTCAACAAGTTCAAATCGATCCCCCTTATCGCCGTAACCAGCCGTACAAGCAGGAGCGACAGGATGCGCGGAGTCGAAGTGGGTATGACAGAATATATAACCAAACCGTACACTCCGGAGTATCTTATGAACGTAGTGGCAAGAAATATAAATCTGAATGTGGAGCAGACATCATGAGCAATCAACTGGAGAAGGTTCTGCAAAAACAGCAGCAACAGCAGAAAGCGCCTGATGAGGGTGAAATAGAAAATGTGATCCAACTTGTCGGCTTTATGGTCGGAGAGGAGGAGTTTGCCGTACCGATTCTGGGAATTCAGGAGATTATAAAGCCGATAGAGTATACCAGAGTGCCCAAAACACCGCCGTATGTTCTCGGAGTTTTCAATCTCAGAGGCAGTGTGCTTCCTCTTATCGATCTGCGTATGAAGTTCGGTCTATCCAAATCTAAAGAGAATGAAGATACCCGCTATATGGTGATAAAACACAACGATGAGGTAGCCGGTTTCGTCATAGACCGCCTGACACAGGCTACCAGGATAAAGGAGAGTGCTATCGATCCCGCTCCGGAGACTCTCAACGACGAGCAGAATCTTATCTACGGAGTGGGTAAGCAGAAGGAGAAGCTGATCTCTATTCTAAATGTCGAGGCCCTTTTGAAGCGCGACTTTTAGGAGCGGGAGCGCAGCAGCTTTTTCGCCAGCGTGAAGCGGTTCGCAGTCATCAGATGGATTTTCGGATGAATCTCTCTGACCGATTCGAAAATAGCACTGCTCAGGGCCAGCCCTCTCTTCTCCTCCTCTTCCTCCCCTTTTCTGTGTGCTTCGTAGAGTTCGTCAATCCATTTTTTCGGGACGTCTATTCCCGGCACGTGCGATGCCAGGAACTGGGCGGTGCGGAGTTTCGTGACGGGGAAGAGTCCCAGAATCAGCACCCCTTTTCCGTTTCCGCTAAGATCTTTGGCCTCCTCGAAAAGCTCCAGCAGTTTCAGGGCGTTCTCGGTATCGAAAACCGGCTGGGTGATTATGCCCAACGCTCCGTGTTCAAGTTTTTTCGTAAATTTCTTCAGAAGTGTTTTTGGATTTTTCGCAAAGGCGTTGCTGACGGCGAAAGGGTATATCGGGCGGGGTTTGATGCCGAATTCACGCCCTGCATAGTCGATGCCGGCATTGAAGCATTTGATGATATCCAGAAGCATCGTACTGTCGGCTTCGAACACACCTTTTGAGGCTGGCTGGTCGCTTATCTTGGCCGGGTCTCCCGTGAGAGCCAGTACGGCCCTTACATCTATCGAGTTTGCACCCAGCAGGTCGGACTGAAGGGCTATCTTGTTCCTGTCTCTCATGCTCATGGTGGCCAGCACCGGTTTTTTGAACCGCTCCTGAAGCTGCATGGCCGCTATTATGGAGTTGAATTTGAGTTTCGCAAGCGGATTGTCGGTTGTGCTGAAACCGTCTACATACTCCGCTATACCCAGTTTTTCTATGGTGTCGATGACCGGGGTGAATGAGGCGTCGTGCCTCGGAGTGGTTTCCAGCGTTATATACTCCGCTTTGGGGTCTTGAAGTTTCTCTATTAATTGTTCGAACATCTGATTCCGTTATCTGCTTGTTAATTTGGTTTGGATATTATATCACTTGTTTTACAGCCCGCAACCGTTTGCGGGGCCAAAGGAGAAGATTTTCATGAAACTTGCGGTATTCGATTTCGACTCCACGCTGATGGACGGTGAGACGATCGACTTTCTCGCCGAACCGTTGGGACTGAAGGAGAAGGTGGCGGTGATAACGGAGCGCGCCATGCGCGGCGAGCTCGACTTTTTCGAGAGTCTTACGACAAGAGTACAGCTTCTCGAGGGGCTGGAGGCGGAGAAGGTGGATGAGATCTGTCGCAATCTGCCCTACATGCCCGGTGCGAAAGAGGCGATAAGCGGACTCAAGAGTATTGGTTACCGCGTCGTCGTCTTCAGCGGAGGCTTCAGAAATGCCACTTCATATGCCAAGGAGATATTGGGGTTCGATGCCGACTTTTCAAATGTTCTGCACACCAGGGACGGCCGGCTGACAGGCCTTGTAGGCGGAGATATGATGTTCGACTTCTCCAAAGGAGATATGCTTGTCAGGCTGCAGAATCTTCTCGGGGTGACTCCGGGGGATACGGTCGTTGTCGGTGACGGCGCGAATGACCGAAGTATGTTCGCCCATGCCGAAACGAAGGTAGCCTTCTGCGCCAAGGAGATTTTGAAAAAAGAGGCCAATGTCGTCATAGAGACGAAAGATCTCACCCAGATTCTGCCGCATGTCTCTTAGCCTCCAATCTATTTTCGACTCCGTAAAGCGGTATAAGAAGGAGCTTGTCGCCGGCAATGCGGTCGCGCTTCTTGCCGCAGCGGTGAGTGTGCCCACCCCTTTGCTGATTCCGGTACTGGTGGATGAGGTACTGCTGAAAAAGAGCCACACCGTAACCGGCTGGATAGATACATATATCGCTCCTATGCAGACAGTCGGCTACGTTTTGACCATTCTTCTAGCCACGGTTCTGCTGCGTATCGCCTACACCGGATTGAGTATAGTGCAGACAAAGATATTTATGCAGATATCCAAAGATGTGACCTACCGCATTAGAACGGATGCGCTGGAGCATCTTAAACGTATATCGATGAAGGCTTACGAGACCTCCCGGTCCGGCGCCGTAGCCTCCAAACTGGTTACGGACGTCGAGACGGTAGACTCCTTCATAGCGTCCACTGTCAGCAGGCTCATCGTATCTGTTCTCTCGCTCGTCGGAATTGCCGGAGTACTGCTCTGGATACACTGGGGGCTGGCACTCTTCATCATCGTTCTCAATCCGCTGGTCATAACGTTCACCACAAAGCTGGCAAGGAAGGTCTCCAGGCTGAAAAAGGAGGAGAACAGGGCCATCGAAGCTTTCCAGTCGGCGTTGACAGAGACGCTCGATCTTTTCGGGCAGATCCGGGCTTCGAACCAGGAGGAGAGGTTTTTCGCCAAACTCAGAGGGCGTGCCTACGATGTGAAAGAGCGCAGTGTAGAGTTCGGATGGAAGAGTGACGCCGCAAGTCGTGTTTCGTACCTCACATTTCTCGCGGGTTATGAGGTTTTCAGAGCGGCAAGCATACTGGCCGTCGCCTTCTCCGATCTGAGTATAGGTATGATGCTGGCCGTTTTCGGGTATCTGTGGTATATGGTTACACCGGTTCAGGATATTTTGGGAATCCAGTACGCCCTCCACAATGCCAGAGCGGCCGTGGAGCGCATAAACGAGGTCCTAAAGATGCCTACGGAGCCTCACTACCCGCACATAAAGAACCCTTTTACCGCCGACAGGGTGGGGGTTCGGCTGGAGGGTGTCAGTTTCGGATACTCCGCCGACTCCTACGTGCTCAAAGATGTAGATTTCCGGGCCGAGCCTTCGCAGCGGGTCGCCCTGGTAGGTGCGAGCGGGTCGGGAAAGACTACACTCGCCCAGCTCATAGTCGGTTTCTACCCGGTCGAAAAGGGCTCTCTCCTTTTCAACGGAACCGATGTGAAAGAGATAGGGCTGGATGTCGTCAGGGAGCATGTGAACCTGGTGCTTCAGAGCCCGAAGCTGTTTCACGACACCGTGAGATTCAACATAACGCTCGGCAAGGATGTCCCGGAGCAAAAGATATGGGAGGCGCTGGAGATGGCGCAGATGAAAGATGTGGTAGAGCGGTTCGATAAGGGGCTCGATACCGTGGTCGGCAGAGAGGGTATCAAACTCTCGGGAGGTCAGAGGCAGCGTATAGCGATAGCCAGGATGGTCGTAGCCGATCCCAAGATAGCGATACTGGACGAATCAACGTCGGCTCTCGATGTTCACACCGAGGCGCACCTCTACGATGCGCTGGAGCCCTTTTTCGAATCGCGTACCACGCTAATGATAGCGCACAGGCTCAGTACGATTCGCAAAGCGGACTACATATATGTACTAGAAAACGGCCGTATAGCGGAAGAGGGGACACACGAAGAGCTTCTGAAAG
It encodes the following:
- a CDS encoding lipid A export ATP-binding/permease protein MsbA: MSLSLQSIFDSVKRYKKELVAGNAVALLAAAVSVPTPLLIPVLVDEVLLKKSHTVTGWIDTYIAPMQTVGYVLTILLATVLLRIAYTGLSIVQTKIFMQISKDVTYRIRTDALEHLKRISMKAYETSRSGAVASKLVTDVETVDSFIASTVSRLIVSVLSLVGIAGVLLWIHWGLALFIIVLNPLVITFTTKLARKVSRLKKEENRAIEAFQSALTETLDLFGQIRASNQEERFFAKLRGRAYDVKERSVEFGWKSDAASRVSYLTFLAGYEVFRAASILAVAFSDLSIGMMLAVFGYLWYMVTPVQDILGIQYALHNARAAVERINEVLKMPTEPHYPHIKNPFTADRVGVRLEGVSFGYSADSYVLKDVDFRAEPSQRVALVGASGSGKTTLAQLIVGFYPVEKGSLLFNGTDVKEIGLDVVREHVNLVLQSPKLFHDTVRFNITLGKDVPEQKIWEALEMAQMKDVVERFDKGLDTVVGREGIKLSGGQRQRIAIARMVVADPKIAILDESTSALDVHTEAHLYDALEPFFESRTTLMIAHRLSTIRKADYIYVLENGRIAEEGTHEELLKEEGIYMGYIKQSESCHGVV